The proteins below are encoded in one region of Pelagibacterium flavum:
- a CDS encoding UDP-glucose dehydrogenase family protein, whose product MKIAVIGTGYVGLVSGCCFAEWGHEVVCVDKNAEKISGLRQGRLPIYEPGLDELLERNAAAGRLSFTCDVAEAVKDAAAVFIAVGTPPRPGHGDADLSFVYMAAKEIAPLLADNAVVVVKSTVPVGTGDAVEKIIVTERGRGTFSVASNPEFLREGVAIRDFLEPDRVVIGVVDERAREVLTTIYGEPLAKTNSPIVVTERRTSELIKYAANAFLATKITFINELADLCEQVGSDVEELALGVGLDKRIGASFLNAGPGYGGSCFPKDTLALLRTAQDHGVALRIVEEAVSVNDARKRKMALKVMDAVGGDIDGLTVAVFGLTFKPDTDDMREAPSVPLIETLQRFGAVMRAHDPIGMKNAAQMLENVEFFEDPYECARDADAIVIVTEWDSIQRLDLVRLRRMMRSPNLVDLRGVFKAGRAEAAGFHFSAVGRPTTRPAEPVPNLSGTRFHPPRAGAASGELVLGERHDRRANHHQRRETNGELI is encoded by the coding sequence ATGAAAATAGCAGTTATCGGAACCGGATATGTCGGCCTTGTCAGCGGCTGCTGCTTTGCCGAATGGGGACATGAGGTGGTCTGCGTCGACAAGAATGCAGAAAAGATTTCGGGTCTGCGACAAGGCAGACTGCCCATCTATGAGCCGGGTCTGGACGAGCTGCTGGAGCGGAACGCCGCCGCCGGCCGGCTGTCCTTTACCTGCGACGTCGCCGAAGCGGTGAAGGACGCCGCGGCCGTGTTCATTGCGGTGGGCACGCCCCCGCGACCCGGTCACGGGGACGCAGATCTTTCCTTCGTCTATATGGCGGCCAAGGAAATCGCGCCGCTCCTTGCGGACAATGCTGTGGTCGTCGTGAAATCCACTGTCCCTGTCGGGACCGGCGATGCCGTCGAGAAAATCATCGTTACAGAGCGGGGTCGCGGCACCTTCTCAGTGGCATCCAATCCGGAATTTCTCAGGGAAGGCGTCGCCATTCGCGACTTCCTCGAACCCGACCGTGTCGTCATCGGGGTTGTTGACGAGCGTGCCCGCGAGGTTCTCACGACAATCTACGGCGAGCCGCTGGCAAAGACCAATTCGCCTATTGTCGTAACAGAGCGGCGCACGTCCGAACTCATCAAGTATGCCGCCAATGCTTTCCTGGCAACCAAGATCACCTTCATCAACGAGTTGGCGGATCTTTGCGAGCAGGTCGGCTCTGACGTGGAAGAGCTTGCGTTGGGCGTGGGGCTCGACAAGCGTATCGGTGCGAGCTTTCTCAATGCCGGTCCGGGTTACGGCGGCTCCTGCTTTCCCAAGGATACGCTGGCACTCTTGAGGACCGCACAGGATCACGGGGTGGCACTGCGCATCGTCGAGGAAGCGGTAAGTGTCAACGATGCACGCAAGCGCAAGATGGCGCTCAAGGTAATGGATGCCGTTGGCGGTGACATCGACGGACTCACCGTCGCCGTCTTTGGCCTGACCTTCAAGCCGGACACCGACGATATGCGCGAAGCCCCCTCGGTGCCGCTGATCGAAACGTTGCAGCGCTTCGGCGCCGTCATGCGCGCCCATGATCCGATCGGCATGAAGAATGCCGCGCAGATGCTGGAAAATGTGGAATTTTTTGAAGATCCCTATGAGTGCGCGCGCGACGCCGATGCCATTGTCATCGTTACAGAGTGGGACAGCATCCAGCGCCTCGATCTTGTGCGCCTGCGCCGGATGATGCGCTCCCCCAACCTGGTCGATCTGCGCGGCGTGTTCAAAGCCGGCCGAGCGGAAGCCGCGGGTTTCCACTTCAGCGCTGTCGGCCGTCCCACAACGCGTCCAGCCGAACCCGTACCGAACCTTTCGGGCACCAGATTCCATCCGCCCAGAGCGGGAGCGGCAAGCGGGGAGCTCGTTCTTGGGGAGCGACATGATCGCCGGGCAAACCATCACCAACGTCGAGAGACAAATGGAGAATTGATATGA
- a CDS encoding glycoside hydrolase family 26 protein, whose amino-acid sequence MNRKTKSAALVTAITLASGAVLADNLPRGIPDPSSTTAGTLSDKRPDMAPPSIIFGAYDPHGDFGDDPNSSIEHLFLPWEDVDLSTLSLADDYALQRGRSLLISVEPWSWDRDWRVSSQELLNGILSGSYDANVAAVCSEVAGLTSPVTIRFAQEMDEEDNQFSWAQWSGPEYIEVYRRFVTECRNYLPNAQFMWSPKGNANLQDYYPGDDVVDVIGLSVFGYQPYDQAIAGSDQTFAERLMPGYTLVDDYGKPIMVAELGYEGDQTYVRQWAQSVTRRHAEFPDLTAVVYFNDGEVYPWPDNFGFPNWRVVQETTN is encoded by the coding sequence ATGAACAGGAAAACCAAATCCGCAGCCCTGGTGACTGCGATCACACTGGCGTCGGGAGCCGTGCTTGCGGATAACCTTCCCCGCGGCATTCCCGATCCAAGCTCGACCACGGCCGGCACCCTGTCCGACAAGCGGCCGGACATGGCTCCGCCTTCGATCATCTTCGGGGCCTACGATCCTCATGGGGATTTTGGCGACGATCCCAATTCGTCCATCGAGCATCTCTTCCTGCCTTGGGAGGACGTGGATCTTTCCACGCTTTCCCTGGCCGACGACTATGCTCTGCAGCGTGGCCGCTCGCTGCTCATCAGCGTGGAACCGTGGTCGTGGGACCGCGACTGGCGCGTATCCTCCCAAGAACTCCTTAACGGCATCCTGAGTGGCAGCTACGATGCCAACGTGGCGGCGGTGTGCTCAGAGGTGGCCGGGCTCACCAGTCCTGTTACCATCCGGTTCGCACAGGAAATGGACGAGGAGGACAACCAGTTCTCCTGGGCGCAGTGGTCCGGCCCCGAATACATCGAGGTTTATCGACGCTTCGTAACCGAGTGCCGCAACTACCTGCCGAACGCCCAGTTCATGTGGTCGCCGAAGGGCAATGCGAACCTGCAGGACTATTATCCCGGTGATGATGTCGTGGATGTCATCGGCCTGTCGGTCTTCGGCTATCAGCCATATGATCAGGCGATAGCCGGGAGCGACCAGACTTTTGCCGAGCGTCTGATGCCCGGCTACACGCTGGTCGACGACTACGGGAAACCGATCATGGTCGCAGAGCTCGGCTATGAAGGTGACCAGACCTATGTCCGTCAATGGGCGCAGTCCGTAACCAGGCGTCACGCAGAGTTCCCTGACCTCACAGCCGTTGTCTATTTCAATGATGGCGAGGTCTATCCGTGGCCGGACAATTTCGGATTTCCCAACTGGCGCGTTGTCCAGGAAACGACGAACTGA